The following coding sequences are from one Arachis hypogaea cultivar Tifrunner chromosome 7, arahy.Tifrunner.gnm2.J5K5, whole genome shotgun sequence window:
- the LOC112703513 gene encoding probable sodium/metabolite cotransporter BASS1, chloroplastic, giving the protein MQALLACFPHPHGNPLLKFNSQSQRLNSLPTLFSTSKFFPPQPQIFLYPSSFVLNTPKSPTIRSPKHGQVRCGISSNGNSSNEKKSVKEWFEVCGEALSNAFPLWVTLGCVLGLVRPNCFSWVTPRLNIVGLTIIMVGMGMTLTLDDLRGALSMNKEVLSGFVLQYSVMPLSGFFVSKLLNLPSHYAAGLILVACCPGGTASNLVTYLARGNVALSVIMTAASTLTAVVMTPLLTAKLAGKYVAVDGSGLLISTLQVVLLPVLAGALLNQYFQPLVKLVSRLMPPMAVATVAILCGNAIAQSSSAILMSGGQVILASSLLHASGFFFGYILARMLGLDVTTSRTISIEVGMQNSVLGIVLATQHFGDPLTVVPCAISSVCHNIFGSILAGVWRHSAPAEKKD; this is encoded by the exons atgCAAGCATTACTTGCATGCTTTCCACATCCTCATGGAAACCCACTTCTCAAATTCAATTCACAATCACAAAGACTAAATTCTCTGCCCACTTTGTTTTCCACTTCCAAGTTCTTCCCACCCCAACCACAAATTTTTCTTTACCCTTCTAGTTTTGTTCTTAACACACCAAAATCACCCACAATTCGATCCCCAAAACATGGTCAAGTTCGTTGTGGCATTTCGTCGAACGGGAACAGTTCAAACGAGAAAAAAAGTGTTAAGGAGTGGTTTGAGGTATGTGGTGAGGCACTTTCAAATGCGTTTCCTTTGTGGGTGACTCTTGGGTGCGTGTTGGGGTTGGTGAGACCCAATTGCTTCAGTTGGGTCACTCCAAGATTGAACATTGTGGGACTCACCATAATTATGGTTGGTATGGGTATGACACTCACACTTGATGATCTTCGTGGTGCTCTTTCTATGAACAAAGAAGTACTGTCTGGTTTTGTGCTTCAATACTCG GTGATGCCATTATCGGGATTCTTTGTAAGCAAACTCTTAAACCTTCCATCACATTATGCAGCAGGTTTAATATTAGTTGCCTGCTGTCCTGGGG GCACGGCGAGTAACCTTGTTACTTATCTTGCACG CGGAAATGTTGCACTTTCGGTGATAATGACGGCTGCAAGCACTCTAACAGCTGTG GTCATGACTCCTTTATTGACAGCTAAACTTGCTGGCAAGTATGTAGCTGTGGATGGATCTGGTTTATTGATTTCAACATTGCAA GTTGTGCTGCTTCCTGTATTGGCCGGCGCATTGCTGAACCAATATTTCCAACCTCTTGTTAAATTAGTCTCTCGGCTGATGCCGCCAATGGCAGTAGCAACTGTGGCAATCTTATGTGGAAATGCAATCGCGCAAAGTTCTTCAGCAATCCTTATGTCTGGTGGACAAGTAATTTTAGCATCCTCCCTTCTTCACGCTTCCGGATTTTTCTTCGGATATATACTTGCAAGAATGCTTGGGCTAGATGTCACAACATCGCGAACCATATCTATTGAGGTTGGCATGCAG AACTCTGTTCTTGGAATTGTTCTGGCTACTCAGCACTTTGGGGATCCCTTAACTGTGGTACCCTGCGCCATTTCGAGTGTGTGTCACAATATCTTTGGTAGCATTCTTGCCGGAGTTTGGCGACACTCTGCGCCCGCTGAGAAAAAGGATTGA